The proteins below come from a single Rosa rugosa chromosome 2, drRosRugo1.1, whole genome shotgun sequence genomic window:
- the LOC133731103 gene encoding transcription factor MYC4-like: MNVKVTVNGYHSRLQTTGKLPGRVFVIMPQTSIWLSGAHELQFNNCEKAKEAQIHGIETLIYIPTSDGVLEMGSSGLIRENWGLIQQAKSLFGSDQPDPKTRPLDKKKNGAPIPNPDFVDSDCQMKRAPKKRGRKSGLGRDTPLNHVEAERQRREKLTSQGRR; the protein is encoded by the exons ATGAATGTAAAGGTAACTGTTAATGGTTATCACAGCAGACTTCAAACCACTGGTAAACTGCCTGGAAGGGTGTTCGTCATAATGCCTCAG ACCTCAATCTGGCTGAGTGGGGCCCACGAGCTTCAGTTCAACAACTGCGAGAAAGCCAAAGAGGCCCAAATCCACGGGATCGAGACCTTGATCTACATCCCAACTTCCGACGGTGTTCTTGAAATGGGTTCCTCCGGTTTGATCAGAGAGAACTGGGGGTTGATCCAGCAAGCCAAGTCGTTGTTCGGGTCGGATCAGCCCGACCCGAAAACAAGACCGCTCGA CAAGAAGAAGAACGGAGCTCCGATCCCAAACCCGGACTTCGTAGATTCCGACTGCCAGATGAAAAGAGCGCCAAAGAAAAGGGGCCGGAAATCTGGGCTGGGCCGAGACACACCGCTCAACCACGTGGAGGCGGAGCGGCAGCGGCGGGAGAAGCTCACCtcgcaagggcggc GTTAG
- the LOC133728658 gene encoding uncharacterized protein LOC133728658, whose product MASSDPVGSKKDPTWNYAFPYQGQTKGTVCKFCNTVIKSGGITRFKFHLTGLDPAKNTRVCDKVPPEVQKLVKEWMRRKCTAKYQKDSIIRDTREELRSGLSQQLNSEDEDEGFVGQHDVDPRDYKAAMRASRQSEWEREQGISRGVSGPGGTSRSQPKFDRSKSVRQEHGDQPQASFPQSLYKSNAAKQKSIIDSMSMGSLKEKLGRLCGKFFIYTNVPAYKAESHEYKNMIIGAQECPNVPPPSSFQIMNKYLAMEHKEITEYINSQRKMWKTYGCTIMADGWSGPTRMQVINFMVYCKGKTVFLKSVNASSDIREHKYLAKLFKDVIDEVGKENVVQICTDNGSAFVKAGKTLSEHYNFYWTPCAAHYIDLMFEDIGKKKKVSDVITIARLVTVYIYNHGWVLALMRKICNGDLIRPGPTQFATNYISLQSLFQKKAGLKQLFTCDDWVTSKYSRSKEGRRIEELVLENMFWDNVQAMISIYEPLYGVLRIVDTEVNSTMPMLYDLFKKVRTKLEEVRNTVWVRKIIDDRWFKQLCHPLHAAAYYLNPMFQYSEGIGDDPELLDALHSVFAKLDPNSIGIAQFGNEIISFRDSLYGFRRPAAIAARKAMTTYEWGNMYGGDAPTLRKLAMKILSQTTSSSACERNWSTFALIHTKQRNRLAHNKLEQIVYCYYNMKLQLRDAKAAADRVAETSYLDLFNIAADIGAEETVDPIYHWVRPLHLDDAPGNPDANIATHARGMGIDVDTIMKKEVRDHSDESDGSGYKLSRGTSEKSIDDDDDDGDGGNTGGGSRYHAYGGSTRDNSCDNSSYDDTIREANYGNDRGSGKSWHYNQYSSDDHTTYPDANREYNSRARDTQGRRDSHLSLNEFESLSSSLGSMDIGTQYSDNPNPFHSHYPHHEMSSTSESTYEIGSSSQGGSTYGLFDHSSSQMPHASYNETPYWVIPQFPIYGLHVGRDQHTYITHVMKYQNHFQNSCTWEQYCMILNGSSSTTWIEPHRSSSYY is encoded by the exons ATGGCAAGTTCTGACCCTGTGGGGAGCAAAAAAGACCCAACTTGGAATTATGCTTTTCCATATCAAGGCCAAACTAAAGGTACAGTATGCAAGTTTTGTAATACGGTCATAAAGAGTGGTGGTATCACTCGATTTAAGTTCCACTTGACTGGATTAGATCCTGCCAAGAATACACGAGTTTGTGATAAGGTGCCaccagaagttcaaaaattAGTAAAAGAATGGATGAGGAGAAAATGTACTGCAAAATATCAAAAGGATTCAATAATCCGTGATACTCGAGAAGAATTGCGATCAGGGTTATCTCAACAATTGAactctgaagatgaagatgaaggtttTGTAGGTCAGCATGATGTAGATCCTCGTGATTATAAAGCTGCTATGAGAGCATCAAGACAATCAGAATGGGAAAGGGAGCAAGGTATAAGTAGAGGTGTTTCAGGGCCTGGCGGGACAAGTCGAAGCCAACCAAAATTTGATAGATCAAAAAGTGTACGACAAGAGCATGGAGACCAACCTCAAGCTTCATTCCCACAGTCACTCTATAAATCCAATGCTGCAAAACAAAAGAGCATCATTGACTCCATGTCAATGGGAAGCCTCAAGGAGAAGCTTGGTCGATTATGTGGGAAGTTTTTCATATATACCAATGTCCCTGCGTACAAAGCGGAATCTCATGAGTACAAAAACATGATAATTGGAGCGCAAGAGTGTCCAAATGTTCCTCCGCCAAGTTCGTTTCAGATAATGAACAAATATTTGGCCATGGAACATAAGGAAATAACTGAATATATCAATAGCCAAAGAAAAATGTGGAAAACATATGGCTGCACCATAATGGCTGATGGGTGGTCCGGTCCAACAAGAATGCAAGTTATCAACTTCATGGTTTACTGTAAGGGTAAGACAGTGTTTTTGAAGTCTGTCAATGCATCAAGTGATATAAGGGAGCACAAATACCTTGCCAAGCTATTTAAAGATGTCATTGATGAAGTGGGGAAGGAGAATGTGGTTCAAATATGTACCGATAATGGCTCAGCATTTGTGAAGGCTGGTAAAACATTATCGGAACATTATAACTTCTATTGGACTCCATGTGCTGCACACTACATCGACTTAATGTTTGAAGATAttggtaaaaagaaaaaggtaagTGATGTGATTACTATTGCTAGACTCGTGACTGTATATATCTACAATCACGGATGGGTGCTTGCTCTTATGAGAAAAATATGTAATGGTGATTTGATTCGACCAGGACCAACACAGTTTGCCACTAATTACATTTCTCTTCAAAGCCTTTTCCAAAAGAAGGCTGGACTTAAACAATTGTTTACTTGTGATGACTGGGTTACTAGCAAATATAGTCGAAGCAAGGAGGGAAGACGTATAGAGGAACTCGTTCTTGAAAACATGTTTTGGGACAATGTGCAAGCAATGATTTCTATTTACGAGCCATTATACGGTGTTCTTCGAATAGTTGACACAGAGGTTAACTCGACAATGCCAATGCTGTATGATTTATTTAAGAAGGTGAGAACAAAGCTGGAAGAAGTCAGGAATACAGTTTGGGTCAGAAAAATCATCGACGATAGATGGTTTAAGCAATTGTGTCATCCATTACATGCAGCAGCTTATTATTTGAATCCAATGTTCCAGTATAGTGAAGGAATTGGTGATGATCCAGAGCTACTAGACGCCCTTCACTCAGTTTTTGCAAAGTTAGACCCAAACTCCATAGGCATCGCACAATTCGGAAATGAG ATTATAAGCTTTAGAGACTCATTATACGGATTTCGAAGACCAGCTGCCATTGCTGCAAGGAAAGCAATGACTACATATGAATGGGGGAACATGTATGGGGGTGATGCACCTACACTTCGTAAATTGGCAATGAAGATCCTATCTCAAACCACATCATCTTCTGCTTGCGAGCGAAATTGGAGCACATTTGCTCTTATCCATACGAAGCAAAGAAATCGTCTGGCACATAACAAACTCGAGCAAATTGTGTATTGTTATTACAACATGAAGCTACAATTGCGAGATGCAAAAGCCGCTGCAGATAGAGTTGCGGAGACCAGTTATTTAGACCTATTCAATATAGCTGCAGATATAGGTGCGGAGGAAACTGTTGATCCAATATACCATTGGGTTCGACCTTTACATTTAGATGATGCACCAGGAAATCCAGATGCAAATATAGCAACTCATGCTCGTGGAATGGGAATTGATGTGGATACGATAATGAAGAAAGAAGTAAGAGATCATTCTGATGAAAGTGATGGAAGTGGTTATAAATTATCAAGAGGCACTAGTGAAAAATcaattgatgatgatgatgatgatggtgatggtggtAATACTGGTGGTGGTAGCAGATATCATGCCTATGGTGGTAGTACACGTGATAACTCGTGTGACAATAGTAGTTATGATGACACTATTCGTGAGGCGAATTATGGAAATGACAGGGGGAGTGGCAAATCATGGCACTACAACCAATATAGTAGTGATGATCATACTACTTATCCTGATGCAAATCGTGAATACAATTCTAGAGCTAGGGATACACAAGGAAGACGCGATAGCCATTTGTCTCTAAATGAGTTTGAATCACTTTCTTCAAGTCTTGGCTCAATGGACATAGGAACTCAATATAGTGATAACCCTAACCCATTCCATTCTCATTATCCTCATCATGAAATGAGTTCTACCTCAGAAAGTACTTACGAAATTGGATCAAGCTCACAAGGTGGAAGCACATATGGCCTTTTTGATCATTCTTCGTCCCAAATGCCGCATGCTTCATACAATGAAACACCATATTGGGTAATTCCACAATTtccgatatatggattgcatgtgggaagagatcaacacacatacattacccatgtgatgaagtaccaaaatcatttccaaaattcatgtacttgggagcagtattgtatgatactaaatgggaGCAGTTCAACCACATggatcgaaccacatcgtagtagctcttattactaa
- the LOC133731102 gene encoding receptor-like serine/threonine-protein kinase SD1-8, translating to MAGGVDLICLVFMWSLWSAACNGATDTLKPGESLNSSSLLVSANGKFTMNFRAHELDPNQSYLVITWNGSHNYAWVANREASILYPSGALTLDRNNTLKVTHRDGDALVLYSADSETISGDAVAILMDDGNFVLQEVSSDGSAKMVLWQSFDYPGDVLLPGMKLGVNRSNGHNWSLSCWFTERSAVAGPFTLDWDPDGHDLKIKRRGVVYWSSGVFRDGSFEIIKEKRYKFSIVSKKNEDYCSYTTLDENAVSEWLLTTIGRLKDFDESIDIAKADSCYGYNTEGGCQIWDQPKCRRSSAVFEQQNGYFNPTGASGTTATSTSDSNTSLSISDCKAACWADCTCIGFLFLFPNQTGCRYWTGNLKFIADSISYDSNVVYVLKTKSVDSSDASHKWIWIGIALVAVLLAMVLCSMCYLLRRRKLAGENQRNVQDMLNMMNSNRPTNANGLQNDGKRGHDLRVFKYASIIAATCNFSDENKLREEISLAYLLFDSTRCQQLDWNKRFNIIDGIAQGLVYLHKYSRMRVIHRDLKASNVLLDERMNPKISDFGMARIFMNDEQEANTMKIVGTRGYMSPEYVMGGNFSIKSDVYSFGVLMLEILSGRRNNSFYNDDRAFNLVDYAWALWKEGAGLGLMDPTLGNSCDEHQFLRCIHVGLLCVEENAASRPTMLDVIPMLTNESMSLPVPTKPAFCTERNVIADAIGGSGPETVSSINAISDSGFEGS from the exons ATGGCTGGCGGTGTCGATTTGATTTGCTTGGTGTTTATGTGGAGCTTGTGGAGTGCTGCTTGTAATGGTGCAACAGACACTCTGAAACCAGGTGAAAGTCTAAATTCTTCAAGCTTGTTAGTTTCTGCAAATGGGAAGTTCACTATGAATTTTCGTGCTCATGAGCTTGATCCAAACCAAAGCTACTTAGTTATAACGTGGAATGGGAGTCATAACTATGCGTGGGTTGCGAATAGAGAAGCATCCATTTTGTACCCTTCTGGAGCTCTTACATTGGACAGGAACAACACATTGAAGGTTACTCACAGAGATGGGGATGCTCTGGTGCTCTACTCTGCTGATTCGGAGACTATCAGTGGTGATGCTGTCGCTATTCTTATGGATGATGGGAATTTTGTGCTGCAAGAAGTGAGCTCTGATGGATCGGCGAAGATGGTTTTGTGGCAGAGTTTTGATTATCCTGGAGATGTGCTTCTGCCAGGTATGAAATTAGGGGTTAACCGTAGTAATGGCCACAATTGGTCACTGTCGTGCTGGTTTACTGAGAGAAGTGCAGTGGCAGGACCTTTCACTCTTGATTGGGACCCTGATGGACACGACTTGAAAATTAAGCGGCGTGGGGTGGTGTATTGGAGTAGTGGAGTGTTTCGAGATGGGAGTTTTGAAATTATTAAGGAGAAGAGGTATAAGTTTAGCATTGTTTCAAAGAAGAATGAAGACTATTGCAGTTACACTACTTTAGATGAAAATGCTGTATCAGAGTGGCTGCTAACCACAATAGGGCGACTAAAAGACTTTGATGAATCAATTGATATTGCAAAAGCAGATTCCTGTTATGGGTATAACACTGAAGGTGGATGCCAGATTTGGGACCAGCCAAAGTGTCGGCGTTCTAGTGCTGTATTTGAGCAACAAAATGGTTACTTTAATCCAACAGGTGCTAGCGGCACTACTGCAACATCAACAAGTGATTCAAATACAAGTCTCAGTATTAGTGACTGTAAGGCTGCTTGTTGGGCGGATTGTACCTGTATAGGATTCCTATTTCTGTTTCCTAATCAGACTGGATGTCGGTATTGGACTGGAAACTTGAAATTCATTGCAGACAGCATAAGTTATGATTCAAATGTTgtatatgttttaaaaacaaagTCAGTCGACAGCAGCG ATGCATCACATaagtggatatggattggtaTTGCACTTGTCGCCGTTCTTCTGGCAATGGTGCTTTGTAGCATGTGCTACCTACTACGAAGAAGAAAACTTGCAG GTGAGAACCAAAGAAATGTCCAGGATATGCTGAACATGATGAATTCTAATAGACCTACTAATGCTAATGGACTTCAAAATGATGGAAAGCGGGGACATGATTTAAGGGTATTTAAGTATGCGTCTATCATAGCCGCCACCTGCAACTTCTCTGATGAAAATAAGCTACGAGAAG AAATAAGCTTGGCATACTTGTTATTTG ATTCAACTAGATGTCAGCAGCTAGATTGGAACAAACGTTTCAACATAATTGACGGAATTGCTCAAGGTTTGGTTTACTTGCACAAATATTCCAGAATGAGAGTAATTCATAGAGATTTAAAAGCAAGTAATGTTCTGCTTGATGAAAGGATGAATCCTAAAATTTCTGACTTTGGAATGGCAAGGATTTTTATGAATGATGAACAAGAAGCAAATACTATGAAGATTGTTGGGACACG TGGTTATATGTCCCCCGAGTATGTTATGGGGGGGAATTTTTCCATAAAATCGGATGTCTATAGTTTCGGAGTGTTAATGCTTGAAATCCTAAGTGGTAGGAGAAACAACAGCTTCTACAATGATGATCGTGCCTTCAACTTAGTTGACTAT GCATGGGCGTTATGGAAAGAAGGTGCAGGACTAGGACTAATGGATCCGACACTTGGCAATTCATGTGATGAACATCAATTCTTGAGGTGCATCCATGTTGGTCTGCTCTGCGTGGAGGAAAATGCAGCTAGTCGACCCACAATGTTAGATGTGATACCTATGCTGACCAATGAAAGCATGTCTTTACCAGTTCCTACAAAACCAGCATTCTGTACAGAAAGAAATGTGATCGCAGATGCTATAGGTGGAAGCGGACCGGAAACGGTTTCATCTATAAATGCTATCTCCGATTCTGGTTTTGAGGGGAGTTAA